From a single Phragmites australis chromosome 7, lpPhrAust1.1, whole genome shotgun sequence genomic region:
- the LOC133924237 gene encoding serine/threonine-protein kinase SAPK7-like isoform X1, producing the protein MEKYELLKDIGAGNFGVARLMRNKETKELVAMKYIPRGLKIDENVAREIINHRSLRHPNIIRFKELVVTPTHLAIVMEYAGGGELFDRICNAGRFSEDEARYFFQQLICGVSYCHFMQICHRDLKLENTLLDGSPAPRLKICDFGYSKSSLLHSKPKSTVGTPAYIAPEVLSRREYDGKTADVWSCGVTLYVMLVGGYPFEDPDDPKNFRKTIGRIMSIQYKIPEYVHISQDCKELLSRIFVANPAKRITIREIKNHPWFLKNLPRELTEAAQAMYYKRDNSAPTYSVQSVEEIMKIVEKARTPPPSSTPVAGFGWAEEDEQEDSKKPEEKHEEEEDGEDEYDKQVKEVYASGEFHIS; encoded by the exons ATGGAGAAGTACGAGCTGCTCAAGGATATCGGCGCCGGCAACTTCGGCGTGGCGCGGCTGATGCGGAACAAGGAGACCAAGGAGCTCGTCGCCATGAAGTACATCCCCCGGGGCCTCAAG ATTGACGAGAATGTGGCGAGGGAGATCATCAACCACCGCTCGCTGCGGCACCCCAACATCATCCGGTTCAAGGAG TTGGTGGTCACGCCGACGCACCTGGCGATCGTGATGGAgtacgccggcggcggcgagctgtTCGATCGGATCTGCAACGCCGGGAGGTTTAGCGAGGACGAG GCCAGGTACTTCTTCCAGCAGCTGATTTGCGGTGTGAGCTACTGCCACTTCATG CAAATTTGCCACCGAGACTTGAAGCTGGAGAACACACTCTTGGACGGCAGCCCGGCGCCTCGCCTCAAGATCTGCGACTTCGGTTACTCCAAG TCGTCGCTGCTGCACTCGAAGCCCAAGTCGACGGTGGGCACGCCGGCGTACATCGCCCCGGAGGTGCTCTCCCGCCGGGAATACGACGGCAAG ACAGCCGACGTGTGGTCTTGTGGAGTGACCCTTTACGTGATGCTGGTCGGTGGTTACCCTTTTGAGGACCCTGACGACCCCAAGAATTTCAGAAAGACAATTGGG AGGATAATGTCAATCCAATACAAAATACCAGAGTACGTCCACATATCCCAAGACTGCAAGGAACTGCTTTCAAGAATCTTCGTCGCAAACCCTGCGAAG AGAATAACAATCAGGGAGATCAAGAACCACCCCTGGTTCCTGAAGAACTTGCCTCGAGAGCTCACAGAAGCAGCACAGGCAATGTACTACAAGAGGGACAACAGCGCCCCGACCTACTCCGTCCAGTCCGTAGAGGAGATCATGAAGATCGTCGAGAAGGCACGAACGCCGCCTCCTTCCTCCACCCCTGTGGCTGGCTTCGGTTGGGCAGAGGAGGACGAGCAGGAGGACAGCAAGAAACCAGAGGAGAAAcacgaggaagaagaggacggCGAGGATGAGTATGACAAACAGGTGAAGGAAGTCTATGCCAGCGGCGAGTTTCATATCAGCTGA
- the LOC133924237 gene encoding serine/threonine-protein kinase SAPK7-like isoform X2: MEKYELLKDIGAGNFGVARLMRNKETKELVAMKYIPRGLKIDENVAREIINHRSLRHPNIIRFKELVVTPTHLAIVMEYAGGGELFDRICNAGRFSEDEARYFFQQLICGVSYCHFMQICHRDLKLENTLLDGSPAPRLKICDFGYSKTADVWSCGVTLYVMLVGGYPFEDPDDPKNFRKTIGRIMSIQYKIPEYVHISQDCKELLSRIFVANPAKRITIREIKNHPWFLKNLPRELTEAAQAMYYKRDNSAPTYSVQSVEEIMKIVEKARTPPPSSTPVAGFGWAEEDEQEDSKKPEEKHEEEEDGEDEYDKQVKEVYASGEFHIS; encoded by the exons ATGGAGAAGTACGAGCTGCTCAAGGATATCGGCGCCGGCAACTTCGGCGTGGCGCGGCTGATGCGGAACAAGGAGACCAAGGAGCTCGTCGCCATGAAGTACATCCCCCGGGGCCTCAAG ATTGACGAGAATGTGGCGAGGGAGATCATCAACCACCGCTCGCTGCGGCACCCCAACATCATCCGGTTCAAGGAG TTGGTGGTCACGCCGACGCACCTGGCGATCGTGATGGAgtacgccggcggcggcgagctgtTCGATCGGATCTGCAACGCCGGGAGGTTTAGCGAGGACGAG GCCAGGTACTTCTTCCAGCAGCTGATTTGCGGTGTGAGCTACTGCCACTTCATG CAAATTTGCCACCGAGACTTGAAGCTGGAGAACACACTCTTGGACGGCAGCCCGGCGCCTCGCCTCAAGATCTGCGACTTCGGTTACTCCAAG ACAGCCGACGTGTGGTCTTGTGGAGTGACCCTTTACGTGATGCTGGTCGGTGGTTACCCTTTTGAGGACCCTGACGACCCCAAGAATTTCAGAAAGACAATTGGG AGGATAATGTCAATCCAATACAAAATACCAGAGTACGTCCACATATCCCAAGACTGCAAGGAACTGCTTTCAAGAATCTTCGTCGCAAACCCTGCGAAG AGAATAACAATCAGGGAGATCAAGAACCACCCCTGGTTCCTGAAGAACTTGCCTCGAGAGCTCACAGAAGCAGCACAGGCAATGTACTACAAGAGGGACAACAGCGCCCCGACCTACTCCGTCCAGTCCGTAGAGGAGATCATGAAGATCGTCGAGAAGGCACGAACGCCGCCTCCTTCCTCCACCCCTGTGGCTGGCTTCGGTTGGGCAGAGGAGGACGAGCAGGAGGACAGCAAGAAACCAGAGGAGAAAcacgaggaagaagaggacggCGAGGATGAGTATGACAAACAGGTGAAGGAAGTCTATGCCAGCGGCGAGTTTCATATCAGCTGA
- the LOC133924240 gene encoding scarecrow-like protein 23, with product MNLTLSLDINGGTAKKRKVRDGVADDVGGDGGDRGRAMRLLEARGRMMARLELFDPRVVPDDDGAGSGLRLMHLFVSSVAAGEAGDAHAAAAALQEVSYRRASFRAGDPAQRVAAYFADALASRLLQSPVAASPPTRAEQFLAYTMFYQASPFYQFAHFTANQAIVEAFQDCGRRRLHIVDFDVSYGFQWPSLIQSLSDAAATSTSSSNDGDCEEPVSLRITGFGTTADELRQTEARLARFASGCPNLRFEFEGVVNGPNNGRHDRIKTDDAATVVVNLVLTAAQNSRTCSREACSAVARIRSLNPSLVFLVEKDEGGGTGSSLTGGNATSRQRSSLLPRFTASLRYFAAVFDSLHECLPADSTERLAIERNHLGKEISNAVFSLDHHHGDDHMAADESSSSASWKEMMEAVGFEGVKLSSRTVSQAKLLLKMKSGCGGAGGGFQVIEGDGGRAMSLGWRDNALITATAWRRRQCEPVIDQQDIPLGSMEPVQEWTRNACHIPALLSPESTPSERFHFGRWNGTDQPAN from the exons GTTGCTGACGATGTTGGTGGCGACGGTGGAGATCGCGGCAGGGCCATGAGGCTTCTGGAGGCGAGGGGACGGATGATGGCGAGGCTGGAATTGTTCGATCCGAGGGTGGTGCCTGATGACGACGGTGCTGGCAGCGGCCTGCGGCTGATGCATCTGTTCGTCTCGTCGGTGGCCGCGGGGGAGGCTGGCGACGCgcacgcggcggccgcggcgctgCAGGAGGTCTCCTACCGGCGCGCATCGTTCCGCGCGGGCGACCCCGCCCAGCGTGTCGCAGCATACTTCGCGGACGCATTGGCGTCGAGGCTCCTTCAGTCGCCGGTGGcggcctcgccgccgacgcGCGCCGAGCAGTTCCTGGCCTACACCATGTTCTACCAGGCCTCCCCGTTCTACCAGTTCGCGCACTTCACGGCGAACCAGGCGATCGTGGAGGCATTCCAGGACTGCGGACGGCGGCGCCTCCACATCGTGGACTTCGACGTGTCGTACGGCTTCCAGTGGCCCTCCCTGATCCAGTCCCTCTCCGACGCAGCCGCCACGAGCACTAGCAGCTCCAACGACGGCGACTGCGAAGAGCCGGTATCCCTGCGGATCACCGGCTTTGGCACGACCGCCGACGAGCTGCGGCAAACGGAGGCGCGGCTCGCGCGGTTCGCGAGCGGCTGCCCCAACCTTCGGTTCGAGTTCGAGGGCGTCGTCAACGGACCAAACAACGGCCGCCATGACCGCATCAAGACCGACGATGCCGCGACGGTCGTCGTCAACCTGGTGCTCACGGCCGCACAGAACTCAAGGACGTGCTCAAGAGAAGCGTGCAGCGCAGTGGCTCGCATCCGCTCCCTGAACCCGTCATTGGTGTTCTTGGTAGAGAAAGACGAAGGCGGCGGCACTGGCAGCAGCCTAACCGGCGGCAATGCAACGTCGAGACAACGCTCAAGCCTGCTTCCACGGTTCACGGCCAGCCTCCGGTACTTCGCCGCGGTGTTCGACTCGCTGCACGAGTGCCTCCCGGCGGACAGCACCGAGAGGCTCGCCATCGAGAGGAACCACCTCGGCAAGGAGATCAGCAACGCAGTGTTTTCTTTAGACCATCACCATGGCGATGATCACATGGCAGCTGATGAGTCTAGTAGCAGTGCTAGTTGGAAGGAGATGATGGAGGCCGTGGGGTTCGAGGGCGTGAAGTTGAGCTCAAGAACGGTGAGccaggcgaagctgctgctgaaGATGAAGAGCGGGTgcggtggcgccggcggcgggtTTCAGGTCATCGAGGGTGACGGCGGCAGGGCGATGTCGCTGGGGTGGCGAGACAATGCTCTGATCACCGCGACGGCGTGGCGGCGCCGGCAATGCGAGCCGGTGATCGATCAACAAGACATTCCATTA GGGTCAATGGAGCCTGTTCAAGAGTGGACAAGAAACGCATGTCACATCCCAGCGCTGCTCAGCCCGGAGTCCACCCCATCGGAGAGATTCCATtttggcaggtggaatggaaccGATCAGCCAGCCAACTAG